A genomic region of Catalinimonas niigatensis contains the following coding sequences:
- a CDS encoding mandelate racemase/muconate lactonizing enzyme family protein, which translates to MLSRRHFVKIAGTIPFLPTPDSFAADPSFHAARPLIKKISIFNSSGSFYRFVGMNSYDTAPKGIKGSRKSVMIEFSDGTLGLGTVGYTNITESIISKIRQLIKQDPLSFYQWNGDQIAGVVPAMQPYFYNTDYAWVESAILDGIGKMKNLPVWKMLGESKREGIDPYDGTLYFEEIANNTDVSLIGEIGKRIKEDGYRAIKMKLGRPSKWLPGEAGVERDIEAFITLREAVGQNFNIMADANNGYKGQHDWAVKLMTACAPYHMYFMEELFPDNAQQYLRLREALLKENFFIPIAEGEDIREMDKFDQYCQEGLYNYIQPDMATCGTNNILQTARQAEKFPHVKLIPHVWQSQLGLIMSLHVSKVQHNIPYVEDSRYFEHAFIPSGYIFRNGQWFIPDKPGWGVELSPDFRQFIADDEIVIT; encoded by the coding sequence ATGCTATCCAGAAGACATTTTGTAAAAATTGCCGGAACTATTCCTTTCCTGCCTACTCCTGATTCTTTTGCAGCTGATCCATCATTTCATGCAGCCAGACCGCTGATCAAGAAAATTTCCATTTTCAATTCATCCGGCTCTTTCTATCGCTTTGTGGGCATGAATTCCTACGATACTGCTCCCAAAGGAATCAAAGGCAGCAGAAAGTCAGTCATGATTGAATTCTCTGACGGCACCCTGGGACTGGGTACGGTAGGTTACACCAACATTACTGAAAGCATCATCTCCAAAATCAGGCAGCTCATCAAGCAGGACCCTCTCAGCTTTTATCAGTGGAATGGAGATCAAATTGCGGGTGTAGTACCAGCCATGCAACCCTATTTTTATAATACCGATTATGCCTGGGTGGAAAGTGCTATCCTGGATGGTATCGGAAAGATGAAGAATCTACCGGTCTGGAAAATGCTGGGCGAAAGTAAACGGGAAGGCATTGATCCGTATGACGGCACGCTCTATTTTGAAGAAATTGCCAACAATACGGATGTCAGCCTCATCGGTGAAATTGGCAAGAGAATCAAAGAAGATGGCTACCGGGCCATCAAAATGAAGCTGGGCAGACCCTCCAAATGGTTGCCGGGCGAAGCCGGAGTGGAGCGGGATATTGAAGCATTTATCACCCTAAGAGAAGCTGTCGGGCAAAATTTCAACATCATGGCTGATGCCAACAATGGTTACAAAGGGCAGCATGACTGGGCAGTAAAATTGATGACCGCCTGCGCTCCCTACCATATGTATTTCATGGAAGAACTCTTTCCCGATAATGCACAGCAGTACCTTCGTCTGCGGGAAGCGCTACTGAAAGAGAATTTTTTCATTCCCATTGCGGAAGGAGAAGACATTCGGGAGATGGATAAATTTGACCAGTATTGTCAGGAAGGTTTATACAATTATATACAGCCTGACATGGCTACCTGTGGAACCAACAATATTCTACAGACAGCACGGCAGGCAGAAAAATTTCCGCATGTAAAGCTGATCCCTCACGTATGGCAAAGTCAGTTGGGACTGATCATGAGCCTGCACGTTTCCAAAGTGCAGCACAACATTCCTTATGTGGAAGACTCCCGTTATTTTGAACATGCTTTTATCCCATCAGGCTATATATTCAGAAATGGGCAGTGGTTTATCCCCGATAAGCCTGGCTGGGGGGTTGAACTATCTCCGGATTTCCGACAATTCATTGCGGATGACGAAATTGTCATTACTTAA
- a CDS encoding SDR family NAD(P)-dependent oxidoreductase: protein MSNNGLKQQVALVTGASRGLGAAIVMALARKGAQVGINYVSNQSRAIAVKEAILAEGGMAEIFQADVTDEQQVIRLCEEVRQKLGEVDILVLNATSHHYHYKIEELRWEHMLEMMHFFVKSPLLLTQQVIGDMKQKKRGRIIHIGSEVFDQGIPEFSNYVAAKGAQLGLCRSWARELAPFGITVNYIAPGWIPTDMHVDTPAEVKENYRRAVPMQHMGEPADVASMVAFLASEEAKFITGQKISVNGGNTLS from the coding sequence ATGAGCAATAACGGTTTGAAACAGCAGGTCGCTCTGGTGACAGGAGCTTCCCGAGGATTGGGTGCAGCTATCGTTATGGCTTTAGCCCGTAAGGGTGCCCAAGTAGGCATCAACTATGTCAGTAATCAGTCCAGAGCGATAGCAGTAAAGGAAGCAATCCTTGCAGAAGGAGGTATGGCTGAAATCTTTCAGGCCGATGTGACGGACGAGCAGCAAGTGATCCGGCTCTGTGAGGAAGTAAGACAAAAGCTAGGAGAGGTGGACATACTGGTGCTGAATGCTACTTCACATCATTACCATTACAAGATTGAAGAACTGCGCTGGGAACATATGCTGGAGATGATGCACTTCTTCGTCAAAAGTCCGCTGCTACTGACCCAGCAGGTGATCGGAGACATGAAGCAGAAAAAACGAGGCAGAATCATTCATATTGGCTCTGAGGTGTTTGATCAGGGAATCCCAGAATTCAGCAATTACGTAGCGGCCAAAGGCGCACAACTGGGACTTTGTCGTTCCTGGGCCAGAGAACTGGCTCCTTTTGGCATTACGGTGAATTACATCGCACCCGGCTGGATTCCTACTGACATGCATGTAGATACGCCGGCGGAGGTAAAAGAAAACTACCGTAGGGCAGTGCCTATGCAGCATATGGGCGAACCTGCTGATGTGGCGTCAATGGTGGCTTTTCTGGCTTCGGAAGAGGCGAAATTCATTACCGGACAGAAAATATCGGTTAACGGAGGCAATACTTTGAGTTAA
- a CDS encoding VOC family protein encodes MNIPQGHQRIMPYLMIQDAAKFIDFTQKVFAASLSFKRMREDEKTIMHAEIMIGESTIMLAEISEAWSKATANLFVYVADADEAYRKALEAGATEVMELRDQDYGRSGGVADPFGNIWWITAVS; translated from the coding sequence ATGAACATTCCCCAGGGACACCAACGGATCATGCCTTATCTGATGATACAGGATGCAGCTAAATTTATTGACTTTACCCAAAAAGTGTTTGCCGCAAGCCTGAGCTTTAAGCGCATGCGCGAAGACGAAAAGACCATCATGCATGCAGAAATTATGATCGGCGAAAGTACGATTATGTTGGCCGAAATCTCGGAGGCATGGAGCAAAGCCACTGCCAACTTGTTTGTGTATGTAGCTGATGCCGATGAAGCTTACCGTAAAGCCCTAGAGGCCGGAGCTACGGAAGTGATGGAACTGCGCGATCAGGATTACGGACGCAGCGGTGGCGTTGCCGATCCCTTTGGCAATATATGGTGGATCACTGCTGTATCATGA
- a CDS encoding SusD/RagB family nutrient-binding outer membrane lipoprotein, with protein sequence MNYFNHLYKTLLICLVLTVGCTNDFEEINSDPSVVNEPNLRYLFTYSADRLVTYQGTEWVWENMEHLLRYSQHVTADPYELSGNVNSRYPVFYRDILPNLQEIRQRIDARADADRYQNMKMVTYVLQILHAIKVSDMNGAIPYQEAALARYDGTFDPVYNTQSELFTLWLNQLNEAIQTISANLNGDQENFGEADLFYQGDWVKWAKLANTLKLRIAARVQNQDAGQAAQIFQEVIQDGIGPIDSDEAQMVYSNDNYTPFGTGGDIDYRSRRFATSTIVDFMKSTEDPRLSIYFEPNDLTGSYQDSLDFYGLSLPEFIDPADPLIQYQGGPVDWSLEPEVSTYFNNPIAVGTNRYFLISPINRKFFSPKLNNANGIFTNVIVSYAETCFYIAEFIEKGYGSGSAEEWYNRGIASSIRTMNMIAQDAQSDVAFTDDGTAQIEAYQNQPEVQLNGENDLERIYIQQYLQFYRQPNEAFVFTRRTGYPTFDSDYYSRQAYSQVIPRRFWLDDPGEVNRENWENAMQEQDFTPRSQDVVDLNQERIWYDKTAPDFGMGQ encoded by the coding sequence ATGAACTATTTTAATCATTTATATAAAACGCTTTTAATTTGCCTGGTTTTGACAGTTGGCTGTACCAATGATTTTGAGGAGATCAATTCAGACCCCAGCGTAGTTAATGAGCCAAATCTGCGTTATCTCTTCACCTATTCGGCAGACAGATTGGTGACCTATCAGGGTACGGAATGGGTGTGGGAAAATATGGAGCATCTGTTAAGATACTCCCAACATGTCACGGCTGATCCCTATGAACTTTCCGGTAATGTCAATTCCCGTTACCCTGTTTTTTATCGCGACATTTTGCCTAACCTACAGGAAATCCGTCAGCGCATTGATGCCAGAGCAGATGCGGATCGCTATCAGAATATGAAGATGGTGACTTATGTGCTACAAATTCTTCATGCAATTAAGGTGAGTGATATGAATGGGGCGATTCCTTACCAGGAGGCAGCACTTGCGCGTTATGATGGTACTTTTGACCCGGTATATAATACGCAGTCGGAGTTATTCACGCTTTGGCTCAACCAACTGAATGAAGCCATACAGACCATTTCTGCAAACCTTAATGGTGATCAGGAAAATTTTGGTGAAGCCGACCTTTTTTACCAGGGAGACTGGGTCAAATGGGCGAAGCTTGCCAATACCCTGAAACTCAGAATTGCAGCCAGAGTGCAAAACCAGGATGCCGGTCAGGCCGCCCAGATTTTCCAGGAAGTGATACAGGACGGTATAGGCCCGATAGATAGTGATGAAGCACAGATGGTATACAGCAATGATAACTATACCCCTTTTGGTACCGGTGGAGACATTGATTACCGAAGCCGCCGTTTTGCGACCAGTACCATTGTGGACTTTATGAAAAGTACCGAGGACCCCCGGCTGTCTATCTACTTTGAGCCCAATGACCTGACCGGAAGTTACCAGGACTCGCTGGATTTCTACGGGCTTAGTTTACCGGAGTTCATTGACCCAGCCGATCCTTTGATACAATATCAAGGTGGTCCGGTAGACTGGAGTCTGGAGCCGGAAGTATCGACCTACTTTAATAACCCAATAGCGGTAGGAACCAACCGTTACTTCCTCATCTCACCGATCAACCGCAAGTTTTTCTCACCTAAGCTCAATAATGCCAATGGTATTTTTACCAACGTGATTGTATCTTATGCGGAAACCTGCTTTTATATCGCTGAGTTTATAGAGAAAGGCTATGGTAGCGGTTCAGCCGAAGAGTGGTACAACCGTGGTATTGCCTCTTCTATCCGTACCATGAATATGATTGCTCAGGATGCGCAGTCTGACGTAGCCTTTACAGATGATGGCACAGCCCAGATAGAAGCCTATCAGAATCAGCCGGAAGTACAATTGAACGGAGAAAACGATTTGGAACGCATTTACATTCAGCAGTATTTACAGTTTTATCGTCAGCCCAACGAAGCTTTTGTGTTTACGAGAAGAACGGGTTATCCTACTTTTGATTCTGACTATTATTCCAGACAAGCCTATTCCCAGGTGATTCCCCGCCGGTTCTGGCTGGATGACCCGGGTGAGGTGAACCGCGAAAACTGGGAGAATGCCATGCAGGAGCAAGATTTTACCCCTCGTTCTCAGGATGTAGTAGACCTGAACCAGGAACGTATCTGGTACGATAAAACAGCACCCGATTTTGGTATGGGTCAATAA